The window CCCAGTATCGCACTTTCATTTGTATCGGCATCACATAATATTATATGTGGGGCTGCACAGTGctatatggaagaatatggggagtgtattataatatatggaggaatatggagtgcattatatgatatgaaagACTATGGacggcccattactatatggaggactatgggatgcattatactttTTGGAGATCtttggggagcattatactatatggaaggctttgtgggtCCATTATAATATTTGAAGGGCTATGAAGGAGCCATTATACTTTATCTAGAATTAGTTGAAGGcctttatactgtatgcaagcaattatacagtgtgaaggtttgtgtggggtccatcatactgtgcggagggctgtgtgggggccattatacgatTTGGAAAGATAGCATCAGGGCCCCAACTATATGCAAGTCCATTATACTgcatgcagggctgtgtggggtgggcgggagggggggggggtcacagctgGGGATCTTACTGTATTGGGGTTACTATTCATTTCTGGGGTAGTTGAAGCGGGGTACagcagggtcatcatactgtgcgtgtgaaGTGTACTGTGGAGGAAGTTACTGTGGGTATTATACAGGGATTGTGGGCACTGTTGTCATCattctttatggctgcaatgaaatgggaatctaggggcttcaatatgaggaaaattactttgttagGGAtgcaaagttgtgaaatatgctttACTGGGTGTCAGTGGGGTGCTTGTTCAGAAAACCATTTATCATATATATCAGTCTATCCTCCCGCACCAGGTACACAGTCGGCGGCCAGAGTGGAGAAAGTatgcttttttctttattttattttactgggCACTTTAAGAACATTGATAAGAGTTGTCCATTAGTGGCACCCCCTCTAATGAAGAAAGAACCTTCAGATTTTGGGTATGTTGAAATTCAAATGCGAGAATAGTGACTCTGCGGTCTATAGCCACCTTAATTTAATCCTGATCAATGTTGAGCCACAAAATATGAAACTTAATATACAGCTTGACAAAATTACCCCCTCTTATCTCACCCCAGGAAAAGCCTTTTTGTGTGGCAATGAGGGTAGCTGCTCCCCGAGATTGTTTACCTGTCAGGGGTCTTTTTATGGTGATGAATTTAGGAATTAGGCATTTGTGCATGCATCTAGATACATGTACGTTTTTTTAATAATTTCTAATGATATTTTTCTGGTTTCTGTACAAATCCAAGTAGGCTCATGACTGTCACAGCTCTTGGTTATTTTTTTTAGATGGCATAAAGATTACTTGTGCCAGTTCTTTAAATCGGTGGTAACacttatgcatacctcccaaccatcccggatacagcgggacagccccgatttgatagtccagtcccgttctcacgcccgggaagctctgtatcccgcagtgcagtgagaggcagctgccacgcccccgcactctgccgaccacgccccctccaGATGCAGGCCACActttctggatgccttccatggcatctatgctggaggacaggaggacagtgcagagtgcgtgcaggaggacagtgcagagtgagtgcaggaggacagtgcagagtgagtgcaggaggagtgcagaaggatagtgcagagtgagtgcaggaggggggagcagtgtgcctgcaggaggacagtgcagagtgagtgcaggaggagggagcagtgtgcctgcaggaggacagtgcagagtgagtgcaggaggagggagcagtgtgcctgcaggaggacagtgcagagtgagtacagaaggggggagcaggggaagagtacagcacttgtcttctcaggtccccctgtacctgcaatagaaaaagcagaaacAGAGGGGACTCCGAGAaatcagccagaggagccctcagtgcccccccagtgctgccatcctgtgccttcAGTGCCCCCCAGTTCTGCCAGCCTGTGCACTCAGCACCCTCCCCCCCagtactgccagcctgtgccctcagcgccccgccgcagtgctgccagcctgtgccctcaacgccccccccccccccccccgcagtgctgccagcttatgccctcagcaccctccagtgctgccagcttgggcccttgAGCGTCTTACAGCCTGTGCcctacacaggtagaagaaaagaccgggtttatgccgcgctaaaaaccactgatgcgtgtaaattaaaagatttcctttttattggatagttcctacgcgtttcagagacatccgtctccttcctcaggaaaagaaatcatatattacagcaaggccgcttggacctatatataaggagcaaacagccatgtatgcattaaggactgcctgtatgactcagagctgatgactcagagccacatggtaaagaagaagagaaaaaaaaaagaaggaagggaagatggaacgatcgtgaataacagaaaaaagtgtctgaaacagcatgatcccaaaaaacatggataattccaacaaagggagtactgaaaaaataaataaaatgaatgaataaagacatgaaaacacttgttcctcgtgttatttaataaagtcagggggggaagaaatgtgagggatgtgtttaagatggtgtgcgaacctatgaagtataggtgaatttattggtgtttagtcctctactctacatggggatacagagatttagagtgaaaattcaaaacaatgtgtaaaaaaagtatatatatatattgaactatatatggggatacagcgatcgtgagtgaatatccagagggacgtgaaaaaaatctttttaaatttatttatttataaataaaactataaagaatgaggaactgcaagggcactgcgattgaaaaatagtttgattaaaaatgtttataatgtctgacaatgacaaaaaaaagcaggctcagtgaggaaaccactaaaaagagggggttggggacatttatataaaaatgacgtccagggatttttactttctaatgcttagtatgcattctatttttgtaaaggagacatgctccggtaataagtgagtgcaaaaaaaaaaaaaaaaaccaggggcACTTGCACAATAGAGGTGATACAAGTTCAAGGAAACGAGGGGTGACACCAGAGTTCACTACTGTGCAAGCCAGATACAATGCGCTTGCgctagacaagcagacagggaggttttgtcaatctagcggcaatgagtgcaaagagtgcagagagacagcaaaaaaaaaaaaaaaaagtaccaaatGCATATAGCAGTCATTTGCATGAAGAGTAAGAGTATTAACgagagatggaggaacataggggactaatacagaaacgcaatagaaataaataataaatggtaaaaCAATAAGACTATACTTATTGTAGATATATATAGGACAGTGTCAATATAAAAGTACATACAATAAAACACAATAAATGAGTAAAAAGTTTGTTAGTACTAGATATAAAAACAACGGCCAAGCCACTAtataaaaccagataaaagggtacttcataactgataggggataaaaacgaattaataaaacaagtcagtgacctcatttagaccaatgggttttaatgtatttagtttgttgatccaaaaggtctcctttctgctcagggtttccattctattgggggcatttggggctatctgctctattggtgtaatattaaaaaccatccccttattgtgtttcagagcgcaatgcttagagagtccgtggagcatatagcctatcttcacattgtgcctatgtgaatttagCCTATTGTGGAGGGCCTGACTCGTCCTTCCTACATATTGTTTTCCGCACACACAGTCTACTAAATATATAACAAAGTCCGACTGGCATGTTAAACGACTTCTGATGGGGAAATTTTCTGAGCCCCCCTGAGAGCAGAAAGTGGTCCTTTTGTGGCAAATACTTTTACAACAGAGACAATTTTTGAGACCGCATCTATAGGAGCCAATTATGGTAGCTGTTTTTTTCATCAGCAGAGGTGCTTTTAACCTGCTGGGAGCTATAATATTCTTGATGGTGAAAAAAACAGCTACCATAATCTCAGGCTCAGAAAATTTCCCCATCAGAAGTCGTTTAACATGCCAGTCGGGGGGGAACGCACtgccaaaacacatgcgttttggatgcattttttttttatttttttttttacaaacacagtgtttacatttctccagtctgccagagggtgtgttcttttccgcactgcgcacataccaagcGGAGGTCACAccggcatatcacatgtgatgagatatgctaatgaccctcggctcctgctgtgctatgagcgtgagccattacactgtgatctgatcctgcgatcagatcacagctgaggaggagagggagggattaaggatgtcaggcgttcagttgggatgagccctgggccttgctgtctttttaaaggcgactggatcagcggacgagagcacccactgacccctgtgtctctacaattggaacaatcagaacagtaagtcgcccgtattcactaattcctcccattaaccaaaagcacagtattacagagattttatctaatagagcggatctgtcatgaagtctgcagttttgtacatggggcagatttaggggaaagatctgctttaaaacagaattttgtggtctaaaatattctagtttaaatgtaacacggccaagtttgcattttatattttaatttactacttagaaataaatctctgtatatttttttaattattgtttctaaaacaatgattgtcattgctgactgtGCGTGGTTAGAGGCGTGGCCATgggtgtggcctaaaaatttgccgcggcgcgctctgcgcgacgcatactttgtccctctttccattctttcaaagttgggaggtatgcttatgAGATGCACAAAACCAAATATGCTTCAGCATTGCACAAATAATGATGAAAATTAAAAGGTTTATCACAGCAACCATAGGAGTAAAAACAGAGAATGCCTACCCCACAATACGTTTCATCATTAAATATCTGTGGAGGTAAGGGGTTGCCATGCTCAGGCCACTTATCCTTAGGAATGTTTTTGTACATCCACTGCTTCTGTTCTTCCGACATGGTGATATCCACTATTTCACAAGCGATGTTATGGGACTCCAAGTACTGCATTAGTTCCTGCTGCTGCTTTTTTATCTGCGAGAACAGTAGAGATATATTATACAATCTAGTTACACAATTTTGATCATACATAAATTACGAAACACTGAAGACATATCTAAAGACTGATTTTTTTGTCACAATAAGTTTGTTGCTTTTTTTAATAAGAGTCATAGCTTCCATATGGGATAGGGCAATAAAGGAAAGCTTATCCTTCTCCCACTAAATTAAATTTACAACAGAAAAGGAAATTAAAACGTTTTAGGCAAAGCAATATATTTTGAGAATCATGAACCAGGTCAGTGAAGccaagcccttaaagggaacctgtcgggtcccctgtgcacccagaaccacaagcagctcTGTGCACATacctataatccctgcctaactgtcccttcatctagtagcatacataaacagatctttagacaaagtatttctaaagtctgCTTTTGATATGCTAATTAGGGCTTTGACTAGCCGAGGGGCGTTAGTTCCCCAACTAGTCGGCCACTTAGCACGTAATCACACTACTGTGGACATGATAGCGTGCTTTAGAATAGCCAGAGTCTTTGCCAGGGCTATAGAAAGCTGTTCACGCCCAGGGCTTTGTTCCCCCAGCATTGAGCTTCTCTGATGTCAGGAGTATGCATCCCAGATGCAGAGAGGCTCACTGAGCGTAATTGGAAgtcacttattaggctatgtgcagtttaaatacaatgagtgttttataaacaggagatcATCACTGCCAGACTATCAGAACTTGTACTACCTTAACAAATCATGACCCACAGCGCTAATTAGCAGCTTGCTGtcaatatacattgtacacagaaagctgctaattaggGGTACTGATAAAATACTGTTCAAAAATGCTgctgtgaatgaggccttaagcaAACACTTATTAGCAGTCTAACACCCAGATATTGAACCCGATTTGTTTTCCAACTTAAGCTTCATATAGAGGGTTCCAATTTTGTGGATCAGAGTGTTCACGCACTTCATGGCCATCCATTCCAGTCTTCTGCACATTATATGCAACTACTGAAGTCATGTGAGATTCATGCTACAAATTtgacaggaaagaaaaaaaaaaaagaatatttgccaatatatacagtatatcacagaagtgagtacacccctcacatttaaatgaaataatattattaataataatatctgAGCCAGCTTCTGTAGGCAGAGCCTCTAATTTCTGTCTTCAATCTCCAAGGTCTGGGAGACTTTGACTTAGGGCCTCagtgtctcctttgtgatgtatgCACAGCAgagcctcagtgtctcctatgtgatgtattttgcacagcagagtctcagtgtctcctatgtgatgtattatgcacagcagagtctcagtatctcctatgtgatgtattatgcacagcagagtctcagtatctcctatgtgatgtattatgcacagcagagtctcAGTGCATCCTATGCCTATGTGATGTATTATGCACAGCAAAGtctcagtatctcctatgtgatgtattatgcacagcagagtctcAGTGCATCCTATGCCTATGTGATGTATTATGCACAGCAAAGTCTCagtatatcctatgtgatgtattatgcacagcagagtctcAGTGCATCCTATGCCTATGTGATGTATTATGCACAGCAAAGtctcagtatctcctatgtgatgtattatgcacagcagagtctcagtatctcctatgtgatgtattatGCACAGCAAAGtctcagtatctcctatgtgatgtattatgcacagcagagtctcagtatctcctatgtgatgtattatgcacagcagagtctcagtatctcctatgtgatgtattatgcacagcagagtctcagtatctcctatgtgatgtattatgcacagcagagtctcAGTGCATCCTATGCCTATGTGATGTATTATGCACAGCAAAGTCTCagtatatcctatgtgatgtattatgcacagcagagtctcAGTG is drawn from Anomaloglossus baeobatrachus isolate aAnoBae1 chromosome 3, aAnoBae1.hap1, whole genome shotgun sequence and contains these coding sequences:
- the SH3BGRL2 gene encoding SH3 domain-binding glutamic acid-rich-like protein 2, with translation MVTRVYTASSSCSTTIKKQQQELMQYLESHNIACEIVDITMSEEQKQWMYKNIPKDKWPEHGNPLPPQIFNDETYCGDYNAFFDAKESNTVSSFLRI